One Oncorhynchus mykiss isolate Arlee chromosome 25, USDA_OmykA_1.1, whole genome shotgun sequence genomic window, atttggcaggcgaaaacctgagaaaaatccattcaggaagtaggaatttgtcattacagtatccattgacttaggactcaaattgcagttccaatgtcttccactagatgtcaacagtctttagaaattatttcaggcttgtattctgaaaaatgagggagtaagagtagtctgaatgagtggaccctgccgtgttacagagctttttcatgtgcGTGACCAGAGAGAGtacctttcttgtttacctttttatattgacgactttattgtccggttgaaatattatcgattatttaggctaaaaacaacctgaggattgaatataaacatcgtttgacatgtttctatgaactttacggatacaatagatttttttttggtctgcctgttgtgactgcgtttgagcctgtggattactgaagaaaacgcgctaacaaaactgaggtttttggaaataaagagactttatcgaacaaaaggaacaataaatgaatgtcttctgagtgcaaacatatgaagatcatcaaaagtaaaaaaaaaaaagaattacattttctctctatttctgacttgtgtaactcttctccTTGGCTGGTtgctgtttgtaatgatttgtctgctgggctatgttctcaaataattgtaaggtatgctttcgccgcaaagcattttttaaatctgacagtggttggattcacaagaagttaatctttaaaccaatgtaaaatagttgtatcttttctgaatttttataatgaatatttctgtatttgaatttggcgctctgcaatctcactggatgttggcctgGTGGGACGCTAGCCTCCCACATACTCTAgagaagacatcagtcaggaagttaaagcttggtcgcaaatggccttccaaatggacaatgaccccaagcatacttccaaagttgtggcagaatgacttaaggacaacaaagtcaaggtattggagtggccatcacaagaggttgaccgattttatgatttttctacgccgataccgattattggaggaccaaaaaagccgataccgattaattggccaatttttatttaattatttgtaataatgacaattacaacaatactgaatgaacacttattttaacttaatatgatacatcaataaaatctatttagcctcaaataaataatgaaacatgttcaatttggtttaaataatgcaaaaacaaaagtgttggagaagaaagtaaaagtgcaatatgtgccatgtaagaaagctaacgtttaagttccttgctcaaaacATATGacagctggtggttccttttaacatgaatattcaatattcccaggtaagaagttttaggttgtagttattataggactatttctctctaccatttgtatttaatatacctttgactattggatgttcttataggcacgttagtattgccagtgtaaccgtatagcttccgtccctctcctcgcccctgcctggccttgaaccaggaacacatcgacaacagccacccttgaagcagcgttacccatgcagagcaaggggaataactactccaactctcagagcgagtgacttttgaaacgctattagcgagcaccccgctaactagctagccatttcacatcggttacaccagcctaatctcgggagttgatgggcttgaagtcttaaacagcgcaatgcttgaagcacagcaaagagctggcaaaacgcacgaaagtgctgtttaaatgaatgcttacgagcctgctggtgcctaccatcgctcagtcagactgctctatcaaatcatagacttaattaatacataataacacacagaatgacgagccttaggtcattaatatggtcgaatccggaaactatcatctcaaaaacaagacgtttattctttcagtgaaatacagaaccgttctgtattctatctaacgggtggcatccataagtctaaatattgctgttacattgcacaaccttcaatgttatgtcataattacgtagaattctggcaaattaggcagcccaaactgttgcataaaacctgactctgcgtgcaatgaacgcaagagaagtgacacaatttcaccaggttaatattgcctgctaacctggatttcttttagctaaatatgcaggtttaaaaatatatacttctgtgtattgattttaagaaaggcattgatgtttatggttaagtacacattggagcaaggacagtcttttttcgcgaatacgcaccgcatcgattatatgcgacgctagataaactagtaatatcatcaaccatgtgtagttaactagtgattatgatttttATAAGATAAGATTAATGcttgctagcaacttaccttggcttactgcattcgcgtaacaggcaggctcctcgtggagtgcaatgagaagcaggtggttagagcattggactagttaacaataaggttgcaagattgaatccctgagctgacaaggtattaGTATCGGCCAAATCgatgtccaaaaataccgatttccgattgttatgaaaacttgaaatcggccttaattaatcggccattccgattaatcggtcgacctctatattggagtggccatcacaaagccctgacctcaatcctatagaaaatttgtgggcagaactgaaaaagcgtgtgcgagcaaggtggcctacaaacctgactcagttacaccagttctgtcaggaggaatgagccaaaattcacccaacttattatgggaagcttgtggaaggatactcaaaaagtttgacccaagttaaacaatttaaaggcaatgctaccaaatactaattgagtgtatgtaaacttctgacccactgggaatgtgatgaaagaaataaaacattcgctctactaatattctgacatttcacattcttaaaataaagtggtgatcctaacggacctaagacagggaatttttacgaggattaaatgtcagaaattgtgaaaaactgagtttaaatgtatttgactaaggtgtatgtaaactttccaacttcaactgtacatgtgtcAAATTAACAATGACAACCCTGAGCACACAAACAAAGAAAGCAACAGAGGATTCCGGAAGGAAGATGAGTAGCAATGATGGTACCTTACTCTTATCTCAATCTTTCATCCTCTGTGGGCCTGGTGAATAGTCTGTCATTTCATGGCCGGTTTAATTGGGCATGCTCTGCTGCAAGGTCAATGAGTAGGGAATTTCAAAGACTCCCGCCTCTGTTGTGAAGAAGGTCTAATGGCTGCCTCATTAATGTGGGCCTGGGCCACAGCAATACTTCAGCTAATAACAAATTAAAGGTCTGTGTTTTTCAGGACAATAAGCCACAGGATGAAAGGAGTCTGGGCAGAGCCTGTTATTTGCGATTAGCACATGGGTCAGAGTTTCCTTTGGCCAAGGTCACCCTGTGTAGCAATCTGATGAACGGGAAGCActacatttcacacacacacaaagtgtgaGTCTGTCTGTACAGATGTTTTATCAgggtctcctgagtggcgcagcagtcgaAGGCactctgcatcgcagtgctagaggcggaACTACAGACCCAggtcacaaccggacgtgatcgGGTGTCCCattgggtggcgcacaattggcccagcgttgtccgggttaggggagggtttggctggggccTTTACacggctcatcgcgctctagcaactccttgtggcgggcctggagcctgcaggctgacctcgatCGTCAGgcgaatggtgtttcctccgacacattggtgcagctggcttcaaagtgaagcgggcgggtgttaagaagcgcggtttggcgggtcatgtttcagagaacgcatgactcaaccttcgcctccCGGGCCCTTTGGAgtttgcagtgatgagacaagatcgaaaatAGAAAAAGGAGTTCAAAAAAattctaaataataataaaataaagaaataagtATATCCTTGTAATGCATGACATGTTCTTCCTGTGCATGACAGAGTATGTACTGTAAGAAAAGGTACTGTACCCTGAAGTGTATTGTGAGATGCATACCTTGGCACTATAGGAGGCGTTGTATGGCAGCAGCAGTGGAGTGAACAGCTGGACGAGGCGCTCGGGGGTGAGGACATGGTAGTCCTTCAGCAGAAGGGCGTGCTTGAACCAGCGATCCCACAGAGGAGCAGCATCAGGGGGGAGACGGGAGCTGCAGCATGGATGACACACTGTACCGTGAGCGAGGATCACAGGCTTGTATCTTACCACAGTAAGATACAACATAAACATACTTTATTACAGTGAGAGAATGCATTTATACATATACTGTCCATCTATATAGTGTAAACACTCCAAATATAAACAATTATGGAGTTGGGTCATTCATGCATGTAATGGTGAGAAAGAAAAACTCAAtggaaagaaacacacacacggtgCGCCTAAAGAAAAGGTAGTGTAGTTTGACATCTTGATATATTGACCAAAGTTGGCTTATTTTATATTTGTGAATTGAAGTTAACCTAATGACACATAAGTTGGCTACATACTGAGAAAAGGTCAAGCGACCACAGTAGGGTATAAAAGATACTGTATCTCAAGACACTTTCTTTTTGCCTGAATACAATAAGGTATTCAGGCATAGCAGAGCCTGAAGCTATGGTTCAAAATGGAGCTCCTCATTATCAAAAGAAACCAGTCACAGATAGGGCATTTCATTTTCTCatgacattcacacacacacagagttactgCTTGAGGTAACACCAATGACCTTTACATTTGTGGAGGATGGAGATGTGTTCACGGACATTCAATTCAAATCTCAACCTGTTCTAAATATGTGCTTCCCCTCTCCTCTGAACTCCAATCAAACCTTCAAGAAAAATGCACAGGAACTAATCTGCTCTTTGTCTGGAAAGTGGAATTCATCTTTGAATCGGTTCACTTTTCATTTGGACGGTGAGATTGTCTATTGGACTCGGTCACTTTTAGAGCACTGATATCTCTGCTCAATGACTCCATTATAGCTCACATTTATTACAGGAGCAGAGTTGAAAATGTTCCCGTCTTGACTCACTCAGACTTGATGGAATATTTAGCAAATATAATACTAAGGGACCCTGAAGCAGCAACACAAGACCAATTGAAGCATTTTTCTACCTGAGTTTTTACAGCACAATAATTATGTAATTATCCAAAAATAATACCAAAAGCAATTAATAATTTTCTTTAGAAAAACAAAAGGACGCAAAGGAGAAAATAAACATTCTGTACATGAAGGCTCAATTTCAAAGGGTCATAACATTACTGACCAGCATGAACCTGAAGATCATTTTAACTGCCTCACCTAACACACACTTCTATTTACGATTGAAAAGAAATGCATcaaattatacattttcaaaacagtgacatcaacaaacaaaaaaagactTATCTGGTGCAGAGTTCAAAGAAGCCTTACCTTATTTTCCTGGGCTCGGTGGTGGACCAGTTGGAGCTAACTAGCTCTTCGGGTAACAGGCAACCCATTGACATGGTCCATGACAACCTCTGAAGCTGGTGAAGGACGACTGCTCCACATGCATCAAGGTCCTCTCCATTCAAGCCTGCCCTGGCGTTACAAAGGCTGACGAATATATAGAGCGGAGTGAGCCATCGCCATGGAACCCGGGGCTCAGCCTAGCAGCCCACAGGTCAGGAGTATAGAGCACAGCAACTGTTCTCAGTACACCCCATGTTAGGGATGAGCCCCAACACACACAAGCCCCAAACACATGGCAAAGGCCACAGCAAGAGACAAAACGCACACAATTCACCGTCTGACAACCAGGTGACAGTAGTTCTGATCATTCTGGCAAAAAGGCAAGAAGTTGGGAATGTCATTTCCTTCCCTGCTATTCTATTGCAAACACTTATTGataataaaacatttgtatctTTATCCTCTTGTACAAAAATGTAATATATTTAGAAAAGTGTTCACTTTCGTTTCAAATGACACATAGCCAGTGCATTTCAATGACTCCCAAATGCCAAGAGGACCATAATTCAGCAGCAAAGTGTGGTTACTATGACAATCCTGTGTCTTTGAAAAACCCTTAGAAACCAAGATGTGCTGCAAGAGCATTGTTGGTGCCAAGTGATGACACTTAATTTAAAGTGAGAGCCCTTGGCGGCAGGTTCATACATTTTTCCCAGATCCATGAACACTGGTTGATAATGAAAATAATTGCAGCCAAACTCAAGGCAAAGACCAAAATCGTTTCTAAATATGGAAAGAGCTTACCTGATCACTTTATTGCGTTTGCTATCGCCAAGTGACGAGACACAGTACACACTTCGTTCTCCTCTGTGGAATCGTTCTTCGATGCTCTCCAGTAGATGGAAGAATCCCTCCATGGACAGTCTGAAAGAACATGTATATCAAATGAAGACACAGAAACAAAAAGTCTGACTGGATTTGAACCATACGTGTTTACAgatttttcctctctctgtgtgtgtttaagggGTCAAGGCACTATGGTAGCATTTGTATTGACTGACATGTTAACCAATGTCAGAGATGTCGATTGATGAATACCAATTCGATGTCAATTGATGCGGAGTGAATACCAGGCAGGAAAATAAAGTGCCTCAGCACTGGGTACACAGCTAATAAACTGAGGGATTAGGAGCATAGAACAAAACTGTTCTTGTGTCTCATTTCAATATAACAGGGGCCTGGAAATTATTACAGAAAAACATGAATTTCATCCATATTCGGACAGCTAACATAGCCCAACCTCCCAACAAGAAAAAACCCAAGATGATTTCTTTTGGTGAGAGATTTACACTTTAATCTGGCCATGTGAGGCTGTAAAATGAGAAATGGGTGCCTAATGCATGTGGATCGGGGGAATCCATCTCTTTCTTGAGCATTAAGCTCTGGGTGGCCCTCATTGAATTCCCCAGAAACCCCAGCCGAGATCCTGAGCCCCCCAACATAAAAGGGGCAAAAAGAATGTATGACAATCTATAATGGGCTCCGGGGTTAGAGGTCAGCAAACAATTGCTCCTTCCCTTTTGCAGGTTGTTTCCTGGTAACATCCTGATTAAGCTGGCAGCTTGAATTATATCCATGACATGTAGTGCACCATCCATCTGCGCTAAGTCCTCTTCAATGCAGCTGAAGTAGCATGGGTAAAAGCTCTGCCTTTTTTCCTCCCGTCAGCGTGGGCCTTGAAATTGTCATCAACTTACTctacattttatttgtcagtGCTCTTCAAAAAGGGACCTTTTAACTAAAAAAAGGGAATTAGTTGTGTGCACCAAACCTCTCCGTATTGTTGTGAGGGCTTCATCGCGAGGTCTCATACCACACGTttggtgttgctgtgtgtgtgtctgagtctcGACATCATCAGGAGTGTATTATtagtagggatggaggggggggggggggggtcagcctCTGGCGAGTGATATAACACTGACACTGTGTACAGTGGCGATTTCACCATGATTTCCTAAAATGTAATGGTCTCAACATGAGTGATTGGTGTCAGATCACTTTCAGGGCATTTCTTTCACACACAAAGAAAAGGGAAAATGCTGGAAAATACTAATAGTTGTATCAAATGGAGAGACCTGGTTAAACAAATAACACTGTACAATAATTCTCACTATTAAACGGTCGTATGTGAGAGTACACAATAACCAGTACAATCCAGACAGCCTTTGTCCGTTTGGAACCATTTCTAAGTAATGCCCTTGATTAAGGAGCTTCGTACTCAGACACTTCATATAGCTACAGAATCTCCACATGAtttttagaaaaaaaaaacatctcacaGCTGACATAGCCATGACGTTGTTGTCTTAACAACAACATAATACAAGTAATTCCCAGTCACCACAGGAGACATTACACAGCATCTTCTAATTATGTACATATTTCCATcgttacacttttttttttcaacTACTTTTTATCACTTATTTGTTAATATTAAGATACTTTTACTGCACTAAAGACAGCGTacaggtaagcatttcactatcaCTGTATCagtgtttagttttttttacttgtcatgttttgtgtggatccaagaaagaatagctgctgcttctgcaaaagctaatggggatcctaaataAATAAACACCGCATCCCtgtgaaagactccagccatTACGATGAGCACTAAAGAAAACCCAAGAGGGTTTCTGTTCTCTACTCCCTCACCCAGGTCACACCAGGGGGAAAtataatggaataatggaatgaatTGCCAACACTTGTTTTCCTGCCTGGGAGCTGAATGGGAAAAGCGATATAAACTCTAACCTTGACGTTGAGTGAGGCCGCGTGGCACTGGAGACAGGCTGCTCTGAGCTTCACATCAAAGCTttgtgtcgtcccccccccccatacacaggGCTCCATGTTAACAATGGAGAGCTCAGATTCTCCCCTCCCCATCGCCGCCACAACCAACCACTCTACAGCTTCTCTAAAGGGCACAGTGGAACATTTAAATGGAGTACACAACATCTAAACAAAAACATTCATTGTTCAGGTTCTAAGTACAATAATTTGTCTGTTTTATTTTCATTCCATGTCAAACTTCAACCCTGATACCAAgcaaacaatacatttttgttgttgtagcagATCAAATGTTAAAATAGTTTGGACTGTAAAAAGAAATGCTGTATTTTTGTGGCCTTGGAAAACATTTGTACAATACACATGTACAACTGGAAGATGAGGCCTATGCATTGAGGAATATACACCCATGCATTGCTAAATCTAAATCACAGACAAGCTACAGTTATTTATAAGAAATACCTTTGAGTTTCACCCCCAAACAGTTACTTGTCTACCAACACATATACTGAGAATTATCTTAACACACAGAGGAAAGATGCGTATTATAGCTACATCTATAGCCTGCCATCAGACTTTTTTCAGAGGACAGTAAAGATCTGGATTAATGGACAGAAATTGTCACTCCGTTCACTGTGCAAGCCATCACAAGCCATCCTTAAAATCAGAGGACACCAAGCGCTGGATTTCTTAGTGTGAGTGCCTGTCCACATGCCCACCCTCCAGAACACTCTATGGCGCCACAAATGTCCTCCTCCACTGAGACTTCCTGAGGTCTCCCAAGCAGAAAATTGCTCTGTTACAGCATTATCTTGGATTAAGGCAATAATGTTTGTCACGGGTCCTAAACCCTCCCTATAAGGTGCACTGAGGCTAAAGCGGCTGCTGCTGAGAAGAAGTGAGTGCGGTGGGTCGTGTGGAGCGGGACTCCCACCATCCTCTCTGGCGGCTACAGATGTGGCGCAAGTCAACTGTCTTGAGCAGAATCCCCAGTGCAGCTTAGTTATCCTGCAGCCCAGTTCAGCTTGGCCACTCTGGAACATGCTCATGTAAAGCTGTAGCTTCACTGCTTTAGCCTGCCCCTCTGTTTAATTTACTCAACAATAAAACTGAATTAAACAGATAGGCTGGGAGGAAAATGTAGAAAAATGTTTACAAAATTAAAAAGAACTGTGTTTGTTATGATGGTTGACATAAGGGTTTAATTGAATGTCATCAAATGAATAGACAGCTCTTTCCAGTGCAGTGCAACACTTCACTGAGACCGAAATGTAAAGTACATAACGAACTCCTACCTTTTCAATGGGATTTCTGGAGACGTGGATTCGCTACGTGATTCTGGTCTGTTCCTAGGCTTTGGAGTGTCCAGTGATTGACTGTGAACACTGGCGCTGCGGAGCTCCCTCTCGCTGGGTGGAATAGCACTCCTCTGTGGTGGGCTGTCTGTCCTCCTGGTGTGGTTGTCTGTCCTCCTGGTGTGGCTGGCTGTCCTCCTGGTGTGGCTGGCTGTCCTCCTGGTGTGGCTGGCTACATGGACTACACCCTCTGGCACCTTTGGTAGCTCAGCCAGgtcagactcagtcagggaggtGGACAGGTCACTACCAATGCTGGTCACTGACAGCTCCATACTGGAACTGGATCTACTAAGGGTTTCACTCTTCTCTAAAAACACATAAACATCAGGCTATTTGAATCCGTGTGTATATGTAGCATTATAAGTCAAAATATATGCATTTCAGCAATTCCTTAAAAGGAACATGTTTCAATCAGATTGCTAAGGAATAAAATACTAGCTAGTACAGTGAAACAACGTACAACATACAGAGTCTGGATATCTTCTGGCATTTAATATCTTTCACTAATAAGATCACCAACCTGGCACATCTTGAGATTCTTTTCCCAAGTCAGTTTGAGGCAGTGATCTTAGCAGAACTCTCTCCACATCTTCTTTTATGCTCTCCTGATGACCAGACCCTCTACCCCGAGTGTATTCTGCAGGTGAATTCCTGTCCCACATATGGCTGATAGTGCTGGGCGATGGGCTATTCTTCTCAGGCCTCGTCAAGGTCACCCGAGGTGAAGTCAGTTGTTCATCACCTCCAAAAGGCACGCCGGCGCTGGCTGTTAAGGTACGAACAGATGGAACCACTGCCGCCGTCCTTTCATGTTTGTCACACAAATTACAGCCGTCGGGGGAATCGTTTGAGCCTGAAATGTCAACTGATAAAGACGCTCCGCTGTCGGCAACGAC contains:
- the kiz gene encoding centrosomal protein kizuna isoform X2; its protein translation is MSMKEHCPDRNPLDEHKVECLNRISRFMAAKQKKEEPNLKIDTGDLLNCHPQGESPSPQARGLRQPSVIFMGRQTSRSSAAEDATASIHLRQAERHSPNQPSHASECLQSGLSNDSKVSREVVADSGASLSVDISGSNDSPDGCNLCDKHERTAAVVPSVRTLTASAGVPFGGDEQLTSPRVTLTRPEKNSPSPSTISHMWDRNSPAEYTRGRGSGHQESIKEDVERVLLRSLPQTDLGKESQDVPEKSETLSRSSSSMELSVTSIGSDLSTSLTESDLAELPKVPEGVVHVASHTRRTASHTRRTASHTRRTDNHTRRTDSPPQRSAIPPSERELRSASVHSQSLDTPKPRNRPESRSESTSPEIPLKRLSMEGFFHLLESIEERFHRGERSVYCVSSLGDSKRNKVISLCNARAGLNGEDLDACGAVVLHQLQRLSWTMSMGCLLPEELVSSNWSTTEPRKISSRLPPDAAPLWDRWFKHALLLKDYHVLTPERLVQLFTPLLLPYNASYSAKAKVLLRTLLSRSSEECPSLESESSSCGLPSFLNNSVAEVQPARPSQEHGASGMQGLQSGEEDSQDENPVESIPIKETKAYQLLKQSATQARQQSSGDEEDLSGINDGYEENTGRVERSSHQDPYPWRETTKMKTYSAVQSKAFWGESDDSNSEIEAALRPQYNTNNDNSEDF
- the kiz gene encoding centrosomal protein kizuna isoform X1, whose product is MAFCEDQYYERIGSIQQSMHEREKRRLELERELFAYCRSDKRGLQIKCATLRGYLKEICEREKQAKIRNLELLRDVERIEMSMKEHCPDRNPLDEHKVECLNRISRFMAAKQKKEEPNLKIDTGDLLNCHPQGESPSPQARGLRQPSVIFMGRQTSRSSAAEDATASIHLRQAERHSPNQPSHASECLQSGLSNDSKVSREVVADSGASLSVDISGSNDSPDGCNLCDKHERTAAVVPSVRTLTASAGVPFGGDEQLTSPRVTLTRPEKNSPSPSTISHMWDRNSPAEYTRGRGSGHQESIKEDVERVLLRSLPQTDLGKESQDVPEKSETLSRSSSSMELSVTSIGSDLSTSLTESDLAELPKVPEGVVHVASHTRRTASHTRRTASHTRRTDNHTRRTDSPPQRSAIPPSERELRSASVHSQSLDTPKPRNRPESRSESTSPEIPLKRLSMEGFFHLLESIEERFHRGERSVYCVSSLGDSKRNKVISLCNARAGLNGEDLDACGAVVLHQLQRLSWTMSMGCLLPEELVSSNWSTTEPRKISSRLPPDAAPLWDRWFKHALLLKDYHVLTPERLVQLFTPLLLPYNASYSAKAKVLLRTLLSRSSEECPSLESESSSCGLPSFLNNSVAEVQPARPSQEHGASGMQGLQSGEEDSQDENPVESIPIKETKAYQLLKQSATQARQQSSGDEEDLSGINDGYEENTGRVERSSHQDPYPWRETTKMKTYSAVQSKAFWGESDDSNSEIEAALRPQYNTNNDNSEDF